The following DNA comes from Rosa rugosa chromosome 5, drRosRugo1.1, whole genome shotgun sequence.
CctaattggttttgttttgttttttttttttttttgggtgcaaGTATTAATCTTAGTGGtaatgatttgatttgatttgtgggattcCTCATCCTTTCCAGATACCATTCTTTTTCTTACTGTTATTGTCAACCTTAGGACTGGCCACACATTTCATCCTTTGTTTTTAAAGGTTCTGTTGGTTCTTTCCTGGTTTTGAGGGTTATGTATGTCAAGTTTCAGTTGTAGTCCgcaactctcttctcttaaaaATGGTACAGATAAGTTGACTTCATCCCTTTTTCCTATTTGTAATAATAGCTGCATCTTCTGCTTGCAGAGATGATCCAGAACTTGACAAAATGATGAAGGAGAGAGTAAGATGGGGTGACCCAATGGCACATTTGGTAAAGGTAATTTATTAATGTAGTCATTTAGGGTCTAAAATTACTGAATTTTACTGATATTGCTTTTTAATCTTTTGTCATTTGTTTTGCTGGCTTATGCAGAAAAAGTATCCTGAAGCAGTTCTCCCTAACCTAGGGGATAGCGAGCAAATGAAGGAATCTGGATTTATTATCCCTCAGGATATTCCTAATCATAGCTGGTTAAAAAGAGGATTAGATGCTGCACCAAATCGATATGGTATAAAACCAGGGAGACATTGGGATGGAGTTGATCGCAGTAACGGTTGGTTATCCGCATTCTGCATTTAGATCTTTCCTTACttacagcaaactctagtttGGCATGAGGCAGCCTCAGGTTTTATTCCATCAGATTTATTAATTTCTGCTGCTGTTTGTTGCAGGATTTGAGAAAGGATTGTTCAAACGGACTAACGAGAAACAAGCTACTCAGACGGAGGCTTATCTTTGGTCTGTCGCAGATATGTGACCTGCAGCGAATATGCACTTGTATCTCTATGGACAAGGCACGAAGAATTTGCTGGACCTTCTCGTACTAATTGATGACTGTAATGCTTGTTTGAGCTTCTTATTGTCTCCGTTAGTCCGTTCGCTCTTTATATCGATGGCTTCTTATTGATGACTGTAATATTTGTCTAATCAAAAATGGGTTTCTCACACTTGTACATATGGCTTGTGCAAATTTGGTTTTTCCCAATTAATGCCAAATTGAGTGATACATACCTAAAACCGAGCTAATGCCATGTTATTTTTTCAAATGTACCAATAGGTTGGCTAATTCTATCAGTTTTGTTCAATATTATTTCATCATAAAAACCCctacttaaattttttttttgctttggacTTTTGAAGTTGGTTTCACAGTCCACTTTGTTTCTTTAGGTATTTGAACCGCCGCAGGCCCACTAGATTATATGAAGAAAGGCCAAACATTGCCGCTGGCCCACCATATTATATTAGCAAGGCCGAACAGTGCCGCAGGCCCACCACAACTGGAGTGAAGGCCCAGCCGAATAGCCGAAAAGAGTACAGCGAAACGACATATAAACAAGGGAAACCGATACTCTCAGATTCTCATAAAGCCAATTTAGAAATTGCAGAGGTCACAGAATAGGGGCTAGGGCAAATTGTTCGATTCGATTTGCTCGAATCTGATGGCGTTTCGATGGTGGCAATCCAATCGGTGCTCGGCTGCGGCCGTTCGATTCGTCGATGGCGGTCGAGTTTCTTCGAATCGGTGGTTCTGGATCTGATCGGCGGTGTTTCGGTGGATCGGTCCGGCGGATAAGTTGGTGGTTCGATTCATCCATGGCGGTCTAGTTTCTTAGGTGGAGCAGGTAAAAATTTCTTTACATCTCAGttaccaatcacaaaattcctcATCTCATTAAATATTTGGCTTTCAAAGAAATTAGTCCGATCTAtctgcttgtttttttttttttttttcaaacttgTAGTACAAAAATTGGCGATAACTGTTGATGATGCATTGGATGTTGCCTTTTTGTCTGCCTCGGTGACTATTTTTGTATACTATGACCTTTTCGACACTGAAATTATCATGATTCAAGCTATTCAGTGTAGTCATCTTTTTGATTGAATCAGATCTAGCTTCTGCCCGCACGGACTTGCTCAATTGTGAGAAGTGCCTCTTGGAATAGTATAGGATAGGAACTCAGATTTGAGGCATAAACTCTACACCGTAAGTTTTGCAAAGATAGACGGTCATTGTTGTTGATAGTTTTTTCCCCATTGCCATCTGTGGTACAGCCAGAAAAATATATTAGTGACCCCAAGGCATGGTGTGAGGTCAAAAACTGAAGAGGGAGAGGTAAGACGTAAGGGGTGAGATCTGAAAGTGTGGGGAAAACCCTACAACCAAAGAAACAGGGGAGAGACTATTAGGTGAATTTTTATGGTGGCTATGTTAAATAACTTTACACATTTTACTCAAATACCTGAAAATCCAAGGTGGGGCATGGGGACATGTTGCATGGTATGCCCCTAAGTACAACATGCGAAGTAGCATATAttgaaacattttttttttttcagtaagAATAAGCTTGTTTTGTAGAGAGAGCAACCAAAGGGAATTGAAATTACATTTACTTTTCTACCTGTTTAACTTGGTAGATTGTGATCTCATTTGACTGTAAGAAACTAGAAACTAGGTGATCAAGTTGGGTTATTTGATGCATTTTTTTAGGGTTGGGCACGGGTCGGGTCTAACAATAATTTCACtgggcccgggaccggcccgtttttcATTGGGCCCGGACCGGACCTGTTTTTACACAAACAAGGACCGGCCCGTTTCATTTTGGgccgggctttcgggcccaaaaacCTGTATTTTACCATTTCTAGTAATCTACTTTGCTAGTTTGCTATATATCCAGATTTCATTCACATATCAACCTGGTAAAGATTTGAATCAAAACACAATATCAATATCCAAAGTTCAAGCTGCAAATTCGAATATCCATAATACATAATACCCAAATTCAAGTACTTATCAAGAACAATtaaagctgcaattgaaatACAAAATGTCCAAATTTAAATACGAAGTCCAAATTCAAGTACAAATATGCAATGAAATAGAAAGTCCTAATTCTGATACAGCAACTTAGTAGCCATTCTTCCAATCTTCAATCAGTTCACCTGCAATGCAGCCATCCATTAATTGGCTTCCACACTTGTCCCTACAACAGCCATCATAAATTGATTTAGATAACAATTTTGAACACATACATTGAGGCTCATATGATAATACATGCATAAGATTGTCCATGCTGTTATATATGTGATCAAGCTACCTGAATGAATTAGGAATACTGCAATGGGTAGAAGTGTAGAACATAGCAAGTTATAACTTGGTCCATGTAGTAATTCCACATGAAGTAGAATATTGTTTTCGGTGAAATTTAAATACAGAAGGGACTAGGTTCTTGAACTTATTGAAGTTATTTTAGGTCAAGCTCTTCAATGGGTACCTGAATTAGACAATTTGATGAACTTGAAAAAACTAGTCATGTATTCCTGGGTACAACTTAAGGATATGAAGCAAACACACTGAATTTTAGTTATTCAATTATCTTTGACAGTGGCCTCCTAGCTGCAcacatgatatatatatatatacttgttaaCTTCTGATAATTAAAATTATTGCAAAAAATATTCTTATGACGACTCTGGACCTTGCAGATGTTCCTTTGAGAAGAAGCCTGATGAGAAGAAGCCTACTCAGACTCGGGGCTTCTTCAGCAACCCATGTCCTTTCTCCATGGCCTCCTCCTTCCTACTACAATGGTGGGTCTTCATCAAAAGCCTCAAACTTTCAGTCCACGTCAGCTTTCAGCTCAAATTCCAGGTGGGTTGTCGTCACCAACTCTCTTCCTCCACCAGAATGGGTAGAGCCTTTCAATGACGTCTCTGACATAGTCTCCAGCCCACAACGCTTCGACCCATCTCCATGGGTGGCCCAAATTCTCAATCTTTTAGACGGGTCTCCGCAGATGGAACCCAACTTAGACTCTTACTGCCACAAATTCCTGATCAAACTGTCTCCCAATTTCGTTGCATATGTGTTGAAATCTGATGATCTCCGAGGAAAGCCCGAGACTGCTCTACGGTTTTTCTCCTGGGCCGGTAAGCAAAAGAAGTATCATCATAAGCTTGAATGCTATGTGTCTTTGATTGAGCTTTTGTGTTTGTGTGGTGATTTGGATAGGATTAGATGTGTTGTTGTTGAGCTTAAAAATATGAACTTTTTGATGAATTCGAATGCGGCGAATTGTTTGATTAAGAGTTTTGGCTGTCTTGGAATGGTTGAGGAGTTGTTGTGGGTTTGGCGTGGGATGAAGGAGAATGGGATTGAGCCTAGTTTGTATACTTATAACTTTTTGGTGAATGGATTGGTGAACTCGATGTTTATTGAATCCGCGGAGCGGGTTTTCGAGGTTATGGAAGGTGGGAAGATTGTGCCTGACATTGTGACTTATAATACAATGATCAAAGGGTATTGTAAGGCAGGGAAAACCCAGAAGGCAATGGAGAAGTTTAGGGATATGGAGGGGAGGAATGTGGAGGCTGATAAGATTACTTATATGACTTTGATGCAGGGGTGTTATTCGGAAGGAGATTTCGATTCATGTTTGAGTCTGTACCAGGAAATGAGAGAGAAGGGGATTGAAATTCCATCTCACGCGTATAGTTTAGTCATCAATGGGCTATGTAAAGGTGGGAAATGTATGGTTGGGTATGCTGTTTTTGAAGATATGATTGAGAAGGGTTGTAAAGCAAATGTGGCAAACTATACAGCTTTGATCGATTCATATGCAAAATGTGGGTGCATTGAAGAGGCAATGAAGCTTTTCGAGAGGATGAAGGGCGATGGGCTTGAACCAGATGGGGTTACTTATGGGGTTATTGTCAATGGATTATGTAAGAGTGGGAGATTGGAGAAGGCCATGGAGTATTTTCAGTTTTGTCAAAACAGCAGAATGGCAGACAATGCTATGTTGTATTCTAGTTTAATCGATGGTCTTGGAAAGGCTGGAAGGGTTGATGAAGCTGAAAGGGTATTCGAAAAGATGATCGAAAAGGGTTGTCCACCGGATTCATACTGCTATAATGCCCTTATCGATGCCCTAGCAAAATGTGGAAAAACTGATGAAGCTTTAGCACTCTttaagaaaatggaaaaagaagGTTGTGATCAGACCGTTTATACATACACAATACTCATTGATGGACTATTTAAGGAGCATAGGAATGAAGAGGCATTGAAGCTGTGGGACATGATGATCGATAAAGGCATCACACCAACTGCTGCTTCATTCAGAGCTCTCTCAGTTGGGCTTTGTCTCTCAGGCAAAGTAGCCAGGGCCTGCAAGATTTTGGATGACCTAGCACCAATGGGCGTAATTCCTGAGACAGCTTTTGAAGATATGATCAATGTGTTGTGCAAAGCTGGTCGTGTCAAGGAAGCTTGCAAATTGGCTGATGGCATTGTGGATAGAGGTAGGGAAATACCGGGAAGAATTCGAACTGTTCTAATCAATGCCTTGAGGAAAACAGGGAATGCAGATTTAGCTATGAAGTTGATGCATAGTAAGATTGGTATTGGGTATGACCGATGGGGTAGTGTCAAAAAGCGAGTGAAGTTCTGTATTCTCATTGACATTTGAGTCCTAGCCATGCTGTATTTCTGAGGAGCTCTGTGTATCTAATTCAACCATTGCCTAATAATGATTATCATCGGAAGTAGTAGAGTTGATGTTCACCTTCCAATTCCTGTATATTACATCATTCAATTTATAGAAACTTTGGCATACATGTTCTGGACGCTTGAACAAGTTCTTTCTGAGTGTACATTGTCCTGAGTAGATGGAAGAGGAATTTGATTCACTTCTCTTTGGCTACATTGCAAGTTCGACGTATGTGTTATCTCTGATCTCTGAGTCAATAACCAGGTGTGGCTTTCTTCCTGTATCTCAAGACCAAGTAATTCATGCATGAACTGTCATTTAAAAAAGGCCAGAACTAGTATTCCAAaacttttgtgtgtttttcgtTCCTAGTATGGATAAAGGCTATACGTAGAAATTACTGAAAGGATTCCTGACTTATCCATTATAGATAAACAAATAAACTGACATGATTTATATTAGTTTATGATGAATCAATTGGATCTGACTTATCTGTTCTGCATCAACTTTCCATCAACACAGTTTGATATTCAAGACTTTTTGTCTTTCCTATAGACTGCAGTGTTTTCTGTTCTCTCCTTTCTCTGCCTATTCATTTCTGGAAATGGCTGgataataattataattatagATGTGTTGTCTTACATGGTTGTGACTGCCTGACTACCCTTTACATGTTGATCTTTTTCCTAGGATACCGTTACTTTGCTCTCCAGCTGTGGGGTTTCTACTTTCTGGTTGAACTATGCACTTGTTGAGCTGAAGTTCTATATTATTCCGCTTATGCTATGAACATGACATCCAGTTACTTATGTTCAACAAGCCCGTCAGATTTTTGATATGTGGCCCAGTCGACCAGCCACAGTGATACTGTGGTTTGTAAACGTGGGAAGTCTCCTGAGGTCTACTGATACACATCAATATTGGACATCTGCTTAACCGAGTGTTCTGACATGTTACCCAAGCCACACTGCACAGATTTGTTTGCATTGGGACAGTGGCAAGATTTAAGGTATTGTCTGTTCTTATTTGTTTGGATTGCATCTTTAATTTTGTAGGTAACTTCCATTTCGGGAAAACTTTATAGTTATTGTTTCTTGTATGTCTCCTGTTACTGATTGGATTATATCTCTGTTATATGGGGGGATAATGCCCTTACCGTAAAAGTTCATTATAATTGGAACTTGGTTAATTCTCGGTATATGAATTATATTAACTGTTCTGAACTTGGCAGTTCAACTTTGTGGATGTTACAGATCAACAAGGCTAGTTGGATGTTGATGATGGTCAAAGTGAGGACGAATGTTGAAAAACAGTAAGAGGGGACTTTCAGGAAGGCGAGGAAAATGGCAAAACAATGGGACCTTCAAAGTTGTATGAAGTGCTGCAAACTACTAGTCAATGgttttttggggtttttttttttttcactttataCTGTTTTTAGATGTGTGATTGTGAACCAGCAATTCGGCCAAATCATAACAAAACAgagaaatgagaaaaaaaaaaaaaaacaaaagcaaaaacaaaaacaaaaagtactATGGAAAATGGCGGCCGCATTAAACTTGAGTGGTTCCTTTCCAAGTTTGTTACAGGTCCAGTCAACTTCAACTAGGCCTTCCATTGGACTGCTCACAATGAATTGGGCTTTTCATTGGGCCGCTCAACACCTTGTCGGATGAAGAATTAAATGAGCCGCCACCTGGGCAGATTGGCAGTAAATGTGCCGCCATCTGGTCGGTTAAGAATTAATCCGCCGCCACCTGGTCAATCAAC
Coding sequences within:
- the LOC133710510 gene encoding pentatricopeptide repeat-containing protein At1g03560, mitochondrial-like, with translation MRRSLLRLGASSATHVLSPWPPPSYYNGGSSSKASNFQSTSAFSSNSRWVVVTNSLPPPEWVEPFNDVSDIVSSPQRFDPSPWVAQILNLLDGSPQMEPNLDSYCHKFLIKLSPNFVAYVLKSDDLRGKPETALRFFSWAGKQKKYHHKLECYVSLIELLCLCGDLDRIRCVVVELKNMNFLMNSNAANCLIKSFGCLGMVEELLWVWRGMKENGIEPSLYTYNFLVNGLVNSMFIESAERVFEVMEGGKIVPDIVTYNTMIKGYCKAGKTQKAMEKFRDMEGRNVEADKITYMTLMQGCYSEGDFDSCLSLYQEMREKGIEIPSHAYSLVINGLCKGGKCMVGYAVFEDMIEKGCKANVANYTALIDSYAKCGCIEEAMKLFERMKGDGLEPDGVTYGVIVNGLCKSGRLEKAMEYFQFCQNSRMADNAMLYSSLIDGLGKAGRVDEAERVFEKMIEKGCPPDSYCYNALIDALAKCGKTDEALALFKKMEKEGCDQTVYTYTILIDGLFKEHRNEEALKLWDMMIDKGITPTAASFRALSVGLCLSGKVARACKILDDLAPMGVIPETAFEDMINVLCKAGRVKEACKLADGIVDRGREIPGRIRTVLINALRKTGNADLAMKLMHSKIGIGYDRWGSVKKRVKFCILIDI